The proteins below are encoded in one region of Streptomyces ficellus:
- a CDS encoding ferredoxin, translating to MGDRWHVEVDRAVCIGSGMCVNLAPDGFALDTARQSRPRAAGTDPDERVLAAAEGCPVEAITLTLADGGEPVFPPREE from the coding sequence ATGGGCGACCGCTGGCACGTGGAGGTCGACCGGGCCGTGTGCATCGGATCCGGCATGTGCGTGAACCTCGCCCCGGACGGCTTCGCCCTGGACACCGCCCGGCAGTCCCGGCCCCGGGCCGCCGGGACGGACCCCGACGAGCGCGTCCTCGCGGCGGCCGAGGGCTGCCCCGTGGAGGCCATCACCCTCACCCTGGCCGACGGCGGGGAGCCGGTCTTCCCGCCTCGCGAGGAGTGA
- a CDS encoding ECF transporter S component, which produces MSGRPVRLGPRSVAALVLISAIGVVAFGWPLLSDGSSVLAGRSQDAPWLLAVLLPLLVAVVVATIADCGMDAKAVAMLGVLAAVGAALRPLGAGTAGLEPMFFLMVLSGRVLGPGFGFVLGAVTMFASALLTGGVGPWMPFQMLSMGWFTMGAGLLPGPVAVRGRAELLMLSLYGAVAAFAYGTVMNLQGWVTLQGMGSGISFQPGDPVHENLVRFVAYCAATSLGWDLGRAVLTVVLVTTIGSTVLRALRRATRRAAFDARTGFESAPRT; this is translated from the coding sequence GTGAGCGGCCGCCCGGTGCGCCTCGGTCCGCGGTCGGTCGCCGCGCTCGTCCTGATCAGCGCCATCGGGGTGGTCGCCTTCGGCTGGCCGCTCCTCAGCGACGGCTCGTCCGTGCTGGCGGGCCGTTCGCAGGACGCGCCGTGGCTGCTGGCGGTGCTGCTGCCGCTGCTGGTGGCGGTGGTGGTGGCGACGATCGCCGACTGCGGCATGGACGCGAAGGCGGTGGCGATGCTGGGCGTGCTCGCGGCGGTCGGCGCGGCGTTGCGGCCGCTGGGCGCGGGCACGGCGGGCCTGGAGCCGATGTTCTTCCTGATGGTGCTGAGCGGCCGGGTCCTCGGCCCGGGATTCGGGTTCGTGCTGGGCGCGGTGACGATGTTCGCGTCGGCGCTGCTGACCGGCGGGGTGGGGCCGTGGATGCCGTTCCAGATGCTGTCGATGGGCTGGTTCACGATGGGCGCGGGCCTGCTGCCGGGTCCGGTGGCGGTGCGGGGCCGGGCCGAGTTGCTGATGCTGTCGCTGTACGGGGCGGTGGCGGCGTTCGCGTACGGGACCGTGATGAACCTCCAGGGGTGGGTGACCCTCCAGGGGATGGGCAGCGGCATCTCGTTCCAGCCCGGTGACCCGGTGCACGAGAACCTGGTGCGGTTCGTGGCGTACTGCGCGGCGACGTCGCTCGGCTGGGACCTGGGGCGGGCGGTGCTCACCGTCGTCCTGGTGACGACCATCGGGTCGACGGTCCTGCGGGCCCTCCGCCGGGCGACCCGGCGGGCGGCGTTCGACGCGCGGACCGGTTTCGAGAGCGCCCCGAGGACCTGA
- a CDS encoding prenyltransferase/squalene oxidase repeat-containing protein, giving the protein MTTVRVRRGAAAALAAAAVLLSGGAPAAHAAPSPAPSPAPALPAGLYGTKDPTYDGVWRQSLAFMAQQVSGVEPNRQAVSWLMGQQCDGGGFASYRPDPAKTCDPKTVLDTNATAVAVQALSGVDKPETDEPGEDPVSKAIGAGAAWLKGVQNPDGGWGYNPGSPSDANSTSIVVSALAATGHRPGDITSKGGKTPYDALVRFAIPCDAKQGAGAFAYQPDPKTGALVANGDATAAAVLAGLGKDLQARGVKPEQKPTCETPAKPAATPTAERAARNGAAYLAGALARSGHLDLPPMPGAATTAPQPDFGNTADAVIAVGAAGHGEKAAGALAWLEKNSAAWARESGPAAYAQLILAAHTLGADARDFGGADLVRQLNATGPAPKAAPLETKEKEQESAEPNGAEGESEGFSVWLVVAIFLVAGIGIGFLLSGRNRNRQR; this is encoded by the coding sequence ATGACCACCGTTCGCGTCCGCCGCGGCGCCGCCGCGGCACTCGCCGCAGCCGCCGTCCTGCTGTCGGGCGGTGCCCCGGCCGCCCACGCGGCGCCGTCGCCGGCCCCCTCCCCCGCCCCCGCGCTCCCGGCCGGCCTCTACGGGACGAAGGACCCGACGTACGACGGCGTGTGGCGGCAGTCGCTCGCCTTCATGGCCCAGCAGGTGTCCGGCGTCGAGCCGAACCGGCAGGCCGTGTCCTGGCTGATGGGCCAGCAGTGCGACGGCGGCGGCTTCGCGTCCTACCGCCCCGACCCGGCGAAGACCTGCGACCCGAAGACGGTCCTCGACACCAACGCCACCGCCGTCGCCGTCCAGGCCCTGTCCGGAGTGGACAAGCCCGAGACGGACGAGCCCGGCGAGGACCCGGTCAGCAAGGCCATCGGCGCGGGCGCCGCCTGGCTGAAGGGCGTGCAGAACCCGGACGGCGGCTGGGGCTACAACCCCGGCTCGCCGAGCGACGCCAACTCGACGTCGATCGTCGTCAGCGCGCTGGCCGCGACCGGCCACCGGCCCGGCGACATCACCTCCAAGGGCGGGAAGACCCCGTACGACGCGCTGGTCCGCTTCGCGATCCCCTGTGACGCCAAGCAGGGCGCGGGCGCGTTCGCCTACCAGCCCGACCCCAAGACGGGGGCGCTCGTCGCGAACGGTGACGCCACCGCCGCCGCCGTCCTCGCCGGGCTCGGCAAGGACCTCCAGGCGCGCGGCGTGAAGCCGGAGCAGAAGCCGACCTGTGAGACCCCGGCCAAGCCCGCGGCCACGCCGACCGCCGAGCGCGCCGCCCGCAACGGCGCCGCCTACCTGGCGGGCGCCCTGGCCAGGAGCGGCCACCTCGACCTGCCGCCGATGCCCGGCGCCGCCACCACCGCGCCCCAGCCTGACTTCGGCAACACGGCCGACGCGGTCATCGCCGTCGGTGCCGCCGGGCACGGCGAGAAGGCGGCCGGCGCGCTCGCGTGGCTGGAGAAGAACTCCGCGGCCTGGGCCAGGGAGAGCGGCCCGGCCGCCTACGCGCAGCTGATCCTGGCCGCCCACACCCTGGGCGCCGACGCCCGCGACTTCGGCGGCGCCGACCTCGTACGGCAGCTGAACGCGACCGGCCCGGCGCCGAAGGCGGCCCCCCTGGAGACCAAGGAGAAGGAGCAGGAGTCCGCCGAGCCGAACGGGGCGGAGGGCGAGAGCGAGGGCTTCAGCGTGTGGCTGGTCGTCGCGATCTTCCTGGTCGCCGGCATCGGCATCGGCTTCCTGCTCAGCGGCCGCAACCGGAACCGGCAGCGGTGA
- a CDS encoding aldehyde dehydrogenase, whose protein sequence is MGGLVEHGKLFIGGEFVDPVGTGTIEVVSPHTEQVIGRVPHAAEADVDRAVAAARRAFDEGPWPRMPLEERIAAVTRIKDAFAVRHEEIARTISAQNGSPYSWSVLAQALGAMMVWDAAITVARDHPYEVERAGVLGPILVRREPVGVVAAVVPWNVPQFTAAAKLGPALLAGCTVVLKPSPESPLDAYLLADIASEAGLPEGVLSILPAGRETGEYLVGHPGVDKVSFTGSVAAGKRVMEVAARNLTRVTLELGGKSAAVVLPDADLDAAVAGIVPAAWMNNGQACVAQTRILAPRSRYDEFAGALAAAAGALVVGDPLDPATQVGPLVARRQQQRSLDYIRTGQEEGAKVLAGGGRPPGPERGWYVEPTLLGDVDNRMRVAREEIFGPVICLLPYEDEDEALAIANDSDYGLSGSVWTGDAARGVDFARRVRTGTFSVNTFSLDMLGPFGGYKNSGLGREFGPEGYDAYLEHKMIHLPPGHRAS, encoded by the coding sequence CTGGGCGGACTGGTCGAGCACGGGAAGCTGTTCATCGGCGGGGAGTTCGTCGACCCGGTCGGAACCGGCACCATCGAGGTGGTCTCGCCGCACACCGAGCAGGTCATCGGCCGCGTGCCGCACGCCGCCGAGGCGGACGTGGACCGCGCGGTCGCGGCGGCCCGCCGGGCCTTCGACGAGGGCCCCTGGCCGCGGATGCCGCTGGAGGAGCGGATCGCCGCCGTGACCCGCATCAAGGACGCCTTCGCCGTACGGCACGAGGAGATCGCCCGGACGATCAGCGCGCAGAACGGCTCCCCCTACTCGTGGAGCGTCCTCGCGCAGGCGCTCGGCGCGATGATGGTGTGGGACGCGGCGATCACGGTCGCCCGCGACCACCCGTACGAGGTGGAGCGGGCCGGCGTCCTCGGCCCGATCCTGGTGCGGCGCGAACCGGTCGGGGTGGTCGCGGCGGTCGTGCCGTGGAACGTCCCGCAGTTCACGGCCGCCGCGAAGCTGGGCCCGGCGCTGCTGGCCGGGTGCACGGTCGTCCTCAAACCGTCACCCGAATCGCCCCTGGACGCGTACCTGCTGGCCGACATCGCGAGCGAGGCCGGGCTGCCGGAGGGCGTCCTGTCGATCCTGCCCGCCGGCCGGGAGACCGGCGAGTACCTGGTCGGCCACCCCGGCGTCGACAAGGTCTCCTTCACCGGCTCGGTGGCCGCCGGGAAGCGCGTCATGGAGGTCGCCGCCCGCAACCTCACCCGCGTCACCCTGGAGCTGGGCGGCAAGTCCGCGGCCGTCGTCCTCCCCGACGCCGACCTGGACGCGGCGGTCGCCGGGATCGTTCCGGCCGCGTGGATGAACAACGGCCAGGCGTGCGTGGCGCAGACCAGGATCCTCGCCCCGCGCTCCCGCTACGACGAGTTCGCCGGGGCGCTCGCGGCGGCCGCCGGGGCGCTGGTGGTCGGCGACCCGCTCGACCCGGCCACCCAGGTCGGCCCGCTCGTCGCCCGGCGCCAGCAGCAGCGGTCCCTCGACTACATCCGCACCGGCCAGGAGGAGGGCGCCAAGGTCCTCGCGGGCGGCGGCCGCCCGCCCGGCCCGGAACGCGGCTGGTACGTGGAGCCGACCCTGCTCGGCGACGTCGACAACCGGATGCGGGTCGCCCGCGAGGAGATCTTCGGCCCCGTCATCTGCCTCCTGCCGTACGAGGACGAGGACGAGGCCCTCGCGATCGCGAACGACTCGGACTACGGCCTGAGCGGCAGTGTGTGGACCGGGGACGCCGCCCGCGGCGTGGACTTCGCCCGCCGGGTGCGGACGGGCACCTTCAGCGTCAACACCTTCAGCCTCGACATGCTGGGCCCCTTCGGCGGCTACAAGAACTCCGGCCTCGGGCGGGAGTTCGGGCCCGAGGGCTACGACGCGTACCTGGAGCACAAGATGATCCACCTCCCGCCCGGCCACCGGGCGTCGTGA
- a CDS encoding MBL fold metallo-hydrolase gives MPPAPRVYEHGGGVASVAVTIPDNPLGHTLVHVVDTDRGPVLVDTGWDDPGSWAELCEGLTALGTSVRDVQGVLVTHHHPDHHGLSGRVREASGAWIAMHAADIAVVRRTREAEPGAWRGYLEAKLEGAGAPASHTAPLRAARPGDYPLPRPALPDREIGAGELLDLPGRRLRAVWTPGHTPGHVCLHLEEAHPANLPGRGRLFSGDHLLPGISPHIGLYEDPDDAGPGLGDPLGDYLDSLERVARLGAAEVLPAHQHAFTGAGARVAELLAHHEERLTGLLALLETPLTPWQLAERMEWNRPWARIPYGSRTIAVSEAEAHLRHLVKQGRAEPVPGSAPVTYVACDPS, from the coding sequence ATGCCACCAGCACCGCGGGTGTACGAGCACGGTGGCGGCGTCGCGAGCGTCGCGGTCACCATCCCGGACAACCCGCTCGGCCACACCCTCGTCCACGTCGTCGACACCGACCGCGGCCCCGTCCTCGTCGACACCGGCTGGGACGATCCGGGCTCGTGGGCCGAGCTGTGCGAGGGGCTCACCGCCCTCGGCACCTCCGTGCGGGACGTCCAGGGCGTCCTCGTCACCCACCACCACCCCGACCACCACGGGCTGTCCGGCCGCGTCCGGGAGGCGTCCGGCGCCTGGATCGCCATGCACGCCGCCGACATCGCCGTCGTCCGCCGCACCCGCGAGGCCGAGCCGGGCGCCTGGCGCGGCTACCTGGAGGCGAAGCTGGAGGGCGCGGGCGCGCCCGCCTCGCACACGGCCCCGCTGCGGGCCGCCCGGCCCGGCGACTACCCGCTGCCGCGGCCCGCGCTGCCCGACCGGGAGATCGGCGCGGGCGAGCTCCTCGACCTCCCCGGCCGCCGGCTGCGCGCCGTGTGGACGCCCGGCCACACCCCGGGCCACGTGTGCCTGCACCTGGAGGAGGCGCACCCGGCGAACCTGCCCGGGCGCGGCCGTCTCTTCTCCGGCGACCACCTGCTGCCCGGCATCAGCCCGCACATCGGGTTGTACGAGGACCCGGACGACGCCGGCCCGGGCCTGGGAGACCCCCTCGGGGACTACCTGGACTCGCTGGAGCGGGTCGCCCGGCTCGGCGCCGCCGAGGTCCTTCCCGCGCACCAGCACGCCTTCACCGGCGCGGGCGCACGGGTGGCGGAGCTGCTCGCGCACCACGAGGAGCGGCTCACCGGACTGCTGGCGCTGCTGGAGACCCCGCTCACCCCGTGGCAGCTCGCCGAACGCATGGAGTGGAACCGCCCCTGGGCGCGGATCCCGTACGGCTCGCGGACCATCGCCGTCTCGGAGGCGGAGGCGCACCTGCGGCACCTGGTGAAGCAGGGCCGGGCCGAGCCGGTGCCGGGCAGCGCCCCCGTGACGTACGTCGCGTGTGACCCGTCCTGA
- a CDS encoding SCO2322 family protein, protein MRTRSSSRLLVLLLAACTVLLGLAGPAGAAGYRYWSFWESDGKGWTYATQGPATARPGDGDVNGYRFAVSADSQDAQRPRRAPDFAAICASTPAKDGTKRVGVVIDPGTAADAPEGSGQPPAPRAACARVRADATAAEALAEVAKPLRYDNHALLCGISGYPRTGCGEQVAATPGGPSPTGSPSPPPAPHPVMDLEPGPSAGVVTGVAAVVVLGAAGVWQARRRRR, encoded by the coding sequence ATGCGCACCCGGTCCTCCTCCCGCCTCCTCGTCCTGCTGCTCGCCGCCTGCACCGTGCTGCTCGGCCTCGCCGGGCCGGCCGGGGCGGCCGGCTACCGGTACTGGTCGTTCTGGGAGAGCGACGGGAAGGGCTGGACGTACGCCACGCAGGGCCCGGCCACGGCCCGGCCCGGCGACGGTGACGTCAACGGCTACCGGTTCGCGGTGAGCGCCGACTCGCAGGACGCCCAGCGGCCTCGCCGGGCACCCGACTTCGCCGCGATCTGCGCGTCGACGCCCGCGAAGGACGGCACCAAGCGCGTCGGCGTGGTCATCGACCCCGGCACGGCGGCGGACGCCCCGGAGGGGTCCGGGCAGCCGCCCGCCCCGCGCGCCGCGTGCGCCCGGGTGCGGGCCGACGCGACCGCCGCGGAGGCCCTCGCGGAGGTCGCGAAGCCACTGCGGTACGACAACCATGCGCTGCTCTGCGGGATCTCCGGCTATCCGAGGACCGGTTGCGGGGAGCAGGTCGCGGCGACGCCCGGTGGGCCGAGCCCGACCGGTTCGCCGTCTCCCCCGCCCGCGCCGCACCCCGTCATGGACCTGGAACCCGGGCCGTCCGCCGGCGTCGTCACCGGTGTGGCCGCCGTCGTCGTGCTGGGCGCCGCCGGGGTGTGGCAGGCCCGCCGCCGTCGCCGATGA
- a CDS encoding TetR family transcriptional regulator, with amino-acid sequence MTGEVRPASPPLTERQEARRRRILHASAQLAGRGGFDAVQMREVAEAAGVALGTLYRYFPSKIHLLVATMQDQLDHMHTTLRKRPPAGETASERVAETLMRAFRALQREPHLADAMVRALTFADRSVSPEVDTVSRQTTAIILDAMGQEHPTPQELSAVRVIEHTWHSALITWLSGRASIAQVKIDIETVCRLIDLTAPPPPPPGTGPA; translated from the coding sequence ATGACAGGGGAAGTCAGACCGGCGTCGCCGCCGCTCACCGAGCGCCAGGAGGCGCGCCGCCGCCGGATCCTCCACGCCAGCGCGCAGCTGGCCGGCCGGGGCGGCTTCGACGCCGTCCAGATGCGCGAGGTCGCCGAGGCCGCGGGGGTCGCGCTGGGCACGCTGTACCGGTACTTCCCGTCCAAGATCCATCTGCTGGTGGCCACCATGCAGGACCAGCTGGACCACATGCACACCACACTGCGGAAGCGGCCGCCGGCCGGGGAGACCGCATCGGAGCGGGTGGCGGAGACGCTGATGCGCGCCTTCCGCGCCCTCCAGCGCGAGCCGCATCTGGCGGACGCGATGGTGCGGGCGCTGACGTTCGCGGACCGCAGTGTGAGCCCGGAGGTGGACACGGTCTCGCGGCAGACGACGGCGATCATCCTGGACGCGATGGGCCAGGAGCACCCGACGCCGCAGGAGCTGTCCGCCGTGCGGGTGATCGAGCACACCTGGCACTCGGCGCTGATCACCTGGCTGTCGGGCCGGGCGTCCATCGCGCAGGTGAAGATCGACATCGAGACGGTGTGCCGTCTGATCGACCTCACGGCCCCGCCGCCGCCCCCGCCCGGTACGGGCCCGGCCTGA
- a CDS encoding ABC transporter ATP-binding protein produces the protein MIRFENVSVTYADAARPTLDGVDLTVPEGELVLLVGPSGVGKSTLLNAVPGLVPHFTGGTLRGRVTVDGRDTRTHKPRELADLVGTVGQDPLAHFVTDTVEDELAYGMESLGLAPAVMRRRVEETLDLLGLAALRDRPIATLSGGQQQRVAIGSVLTPHPKVLVLDEPTSALDPAAAEEVLAVLQRLVHDLGTTVLMAEHRLERVVQYADQVALLPGPGAPVVLGAPADVMAVSPVHPPVVALGRLAGWDPLPLSVRDARRRAGGLRDRLEGRAPAPGEVVRPAPAGGGAAEPSGARGGLGRLLRRRDGGAGGGDAVAEARALAVRRGRVEALRGVELAVRAGETVALMGRNGAGKSTLLGALVGMVEPASGSVLVGGRVPHRTPPRELIRHVGLVPQEPRDLLYADTVAAECAAADADAGAVPGACRALVSELLPGVADDVHPRDLSEGQRLALALAVVLTARPPLLLLDEPTRGLDYAAKARLAGVLKGLAADGHAIVMATHDVELAAELAHRVVILADGEAVADGPTHEVVVSSPAFAPQVAKILAPRPWLTVSQVEAVL, from the coding sequence GTGATCCGGTTCGAGAACGTCTCGGTGACGTACGCCGACGCCGCCAGGCCGACGCTGGACGGTGTCGACCTCACCGTGCCGGAGGGTGAGCTGGTGCTGCTGGTGGGCCCTTCGGGGGTGGGCAAGTCGACGTTGCTGAACGCGGTGCCGGGCCTGGTCCCGCACTTCACGGGCGGCACTCTGCGCGGCCGGGTCACCGTCGACGGCCGTGACACCCGTACGCACAAGCCGCGTGAGCTGGCCGACCTGGTCGGCACCGTGGGCCAGGACCCGCTCGCGCACTTCGTCACCGACACGGTGGAGGACGAGCTGGCGTACGGCATGGAATCGCTGGGCCTGGCGCCCGCGGTGATGCGCCGCCGGGTGGAGGAGACCCTGGACCTGCTGGGTCTCGCGGCCCTGCGGGACCGGCCGATCGCGACGCTGTCGGGCGGCCAGCAGCAGCGGGTGGCGATCGGGTCGGTGCTGACCCCGCACCCCAAGGTGCTGGTGCTGGACGAGCCGACGTCGGCGCTGGACCCGGCGGCCGCGGAGGAGGTCCTCGCGGTCCTCCAGCGGCTGGTCCACGATCTGGGCACCACCGTCCTGATGGCGGAGCACCGGCTGGAGCGGGTGGTCCAGTACGCCGACCAGGTCGCCCTCCTGCCGGGCCCTGGCGCCCCGGTGGTCCTGGGCGCGCCGGCCGACGTGATGGCCGTCTCGCCCGTGCACCCCCCGGTGGTCGCCCTCGGCCGGCTGGCGGGCTGGGACCCGCTCCCGCTGTCGGTCCGGGACGCGCGGCGCCGTGCGGGCGGGCTGCGGGACCGGCTGGAGGGCCGCGCCCCGGCGCCCGGTGAGGTGGTGCGGCCGGCGCCCGCTGGCGGTGGCGCCGCGGAGCCGTCCGGTGCGCGGGGCGGGCTGGGCCGGCTGCTGCGCCGTCGCGACGGGGGCGCGGGTGGCGGGGACGCCGTCGCCGAGGCGCGTGCCCTCGCGGTGCGGCGCGGCCGGGTGGAGGCGCTGCGGGGCGTGGAGCTGGCGGTGCGCGCCGGGGAGACGGTGGCGCTGATGGGCCGCAACGGCGCCGGCAAGTCGACGCTGCTGGGCGCTCTGGTGGGGATGGTCGAGCCCGCGTCGGGCAGCGTCCTGGTGGGCGGCCGGGTGCCGCACCGCACACCGCCGCGTGAGCTGATCCGGCACGTGGGGCTGGTCCCGCAGGAGCCGCGTGACCTGCTGTACGCGGACACGGTGGCCGCCGAGTGCGCGGCCGCCGACGCCGACGCGGGCGCCGTCCCCGGGGCCTGCCGGGCGCTGGTGTCGGAGCTGCTGCCGGGTGTGGCGGACGACGTGCACCCCCGGGACCTGTCCGAGGGGCAGCGGCTGGCCCTGGCGCTGGCGGTGGTGCTGACGGCGCGGCCACCGCTGCTGCTGCTCGACGAGCCGACGCGGGGCCTGGACTACGCGGCGAAGGCCCGGCTCGCCGGGGTGCTGAAGGGGCTGGCCGCCGACGGGCACGCCATCGTGATGGCGACGCACGACGTGGAACTGGCCGCCGAACTGGCGCACCGGGTGGTGATCCTCGCCGACGGGGAGGCCGTCGCGGACGGCCCCACCCATGAGGTCGTCGTCTCCTCCCCGGCGTTCGCCCCGCAGGTGGCGAAGATCCTGGCGCCCCGGCCGTGGCTGACCGTCTCGCAGGTGGAGGCGGTCCTGTGA
- a CDS encoding glycosyltransferase family 4 protein, with translation MTAEAIEAGPRGGGTGGGDATPLRIALLTYKGNPFCGGQGVYVRHLSRELARLGHHVEVIGSQPYPVLDEGVPLTELASLDLYRQPDPFRTPKRDEYRDWIDALEVATMWTGGFPEPLTFSLRARRHLRARRGAFDVVHDNQTLGYGLLGDIGAPLVTTVHHPITVDRQLELDAAGDWKRRASVRRWYAFTRMQKRVARRLPSVLTVSGTSRDEITEHLGVRQDRIRVVHIGADTDLWSPDPAVPEVPGRIVTTSSADVPLKGLVHLVEALAKLRTENPDAHLVVVGKRAEDGPVAQAIERYGLDGAVRFVKGVTDAELVDLYRGAQVACVPSLYEGFSLPAAEAMATGTPLVATTGGAIPEVAGPDGETCLAVPPGDAGALAAALGRLLGDTALRTRLGAAGRTRVLDRFTWARAAQGTAELYREAIAARGARR, from the coding sequence GTGACCGCTGAGGCCATAGAGGCAGGCCCCCGCGGCGGTGGCACCGGAGGCGGCGACGCCACCCCGCTGCGCATCGCGCTCCTCACGTACAAGGGGAACCCGTTCTGCGGCGGACAGGGCGTCTACGTGCGCCACCTCTCCCGCGAACTCGCCCGCCTCGGCCACCACGTCGAGGTGATCGGCTCCCAGCCCTACCCCGTACTCGACGAAGGCGTCCCCCTCACCGAGCTGGCCAGCCTCGACCTGTACCGGCAGCCCGACCCGTTCCGCACCCCGAAGCGCGACGAGTACCGCGACTGGATCGACGCCCTCGAGGTCGCCACCATGTGGACCGGCGGCTTCCCCGAACCGCTCACCTTCTCGCTGCGCGCCCGCCGCCACCTGCGCGCCCGGCGCGGCGCGTTCGACGTCGTCCACGACAACCAGACCCTCGGCTACGGCCTCCTCGGAGACATCGGCGCCCCCCTCGTCACCACCGTCCACCACCCCATCACCGTGGACCGGCAACTGGAGCTCGACGCCGCCGGCGACTGGAAGCGCCGCGCCTCCGTCCGCCGCTGGTACGCCTTCACCCGCATGCAGAAGCGCGTCGCCCGCCGCCTCCCCTCCGTGCTCACCGTCTCCGGCACCTCCCGCGACGAGATCACCGAACACCTCGGCGTACGCCAGGACCGCATCCGCGTCGTCCACATCGGCGCCGACACCGACCTGTGGTCGCCCGACCCCGCCGTCCCCGAGGTCCCCGGCCGCATCGTCACCACCTCCAGCGCGGACGTCCCCCTCAAGGGCCTCGTCCACCTCGTCGAGGCCCTAGCCAAGCTGCGCACCGAGAACCCGGACGCCCACCTCGTCGTCGTCGGCAAGCGCGCCGAGGACGGCCCGGTCGCCCAGGCCATCGAGCGGTACGGGCTCGACGGCGCCGTCCGCTTCGTCAAGGGCGTCACCGACGCCGAGCTGGTCGACCTCTACCGGGGCGCCCAAGTGGCCTGCGTACCGTCCCTGTACGAGGGGTTCTCGCTGCCCGCCGCCGAGGCCATGGCCACCGGCACCCCCCTGGTCGCCACCACCGGCGGGGCGATCCCCGAGGTCGCCGGCCCCGACGGCGAGACCTGCCTCGCCGTCCCGCCCGGCGACGCGGGCGCCCTCGCCGCGGCGCTCGGCCGGCTGCTCGGCGACACCGCACTGCGCACCCGGCTCGGCGCGGCCGGCCGCACCCGGGTCCTGGACCGGTTCACCTGGGCCCGCGCCGCCCAGGGCACGGCGGAGCTGTACCGCGAGGCGATCGCCGCGCGCGGAGCCCGCCGATGA
- a CDS encoding CbiQ family ECF transporter T component: MSPRPAGLRAPEANRSNAVHAGAWWLWALGLAAAASRTTNPLLLGLLVGVAGYVVAARRTDAPWARSYGAFVKLGLAVLVVRLVFSVFLGSPIPGTHLLVTLPEVPLPDWAQGVRIGGRVTAEQLLFALYDGAKLATLLICVGAANALANPARLLKSLPGALYEVGVAVVVAMTFAPNMVSDVARLRTARRLRGRPTGGVRAVLQVGLPVLEGALERSVAVAASMDARGYGRTAPVPPVVRHTTTVLTLGGLFAVCVGAYGLLAASGESYGVPLVGAGVVMVLAALRLGGRRSVRTRYRPDRWGVRSWLVAGSGVAVAALVTAAGTAALHPGVVPLAAPELPLWPALSVLVGLLPAFVAPLPKESV; encoded by the coding sequence ATGAGCCCCCGCCCGGCCGGGCTGCGCGCACCCGAGGCGAACCGTTCCAACGCCGTGCACGCGGGTGCCTGGTGGCTGTGGGCGCTGGGCCTGGCGGCCGCCGCGTCCCGCACCACGAACCCGCTGCTGCTGGGCCTGCTCGTCGGGGTGGCCGGGTACGTGGTGGCGGCCCGCCGCACCGACGCGCCGTGGGCCCGCTCGTACGGGGCGTTCGTGAAGCTGGGCCTGGCGGTGCTGGTGGTCCGGCTGGTGTTCTCGGTGTTCCTGGGTTCGCCGATCCCCGGGACGCACCTGCTGGTCACGCTGCCGGAGGTGCCGTTGCCCGACTGGGCGCAGGGGGTGCGGATCGGCGGCCGGGTGACGGCCGAGCAGCTGCTGTTCGCGCTGTACGACGGGGCGAAGCTGGCCACGCTGCTGATCTGCGTGGGCGCGGCGAACGCGCTCGCGAACCCGGCGCGGCTGCTGAAGTCGCTGCCGGGCGCGCTGTACGAGGTGGGGGTCGCGGTGGTGGTCGCGATGACGTTCGCGCCGAACATGGTGTCCGACGTAGCGCGGTTGCGGACGGCCCGGCGGCTGCGCGGGCGGCCCACGGGCGGGGTGCGGGCGGTGCTCCAGGTGGGCCTGCCGGTGCTGGAGGGGGCGCTGGAGCGGTCGGTGGCGGTCGCGGCGTCGATGGACGCGCGGGGGTACGGGCGTACCGCGCCGGTGCCGCCGGTGGTGCGGCACACCACGACGGTGCTGACGCTGGGCGGCCTGTTCGCCGTGTGCGTCGGCGCGTACGGGCTGCTGGCCGCGTCCGGGGAGTCGTACGGGGTGCCGCTCGTCGGCGCGGGGGTGGTCATGGTGCTGGCGGCGCTGCGGCTGGGCGGCCGCCGTTCGGTCCGCACCCGCTACCGGCCCGACCGGTGGGGCGTGCGGTCCTGGCTGGTGGCCGGGTCGGGGGTGGCGGTCGCGGCCCTGGTGACCGCGGCCGGCACGGCGGCGCTGCACCCCGGAGTCGTCCCGCTCGCCGCGCCGGAGCTGCCGCTGTGGCCGGCGCTGTCCGTCCTGGTGGGCCTGCTGCCCGCGTTCGTGGCCCCGCTGCCGAAGGAGTCCGTGTGA